In Fimbriimonadaceae bacterium, the following are encoded in one genomic region:
- a CDS encoding acyl-CoA dehydrogenase family protein, which yields METPPSNGAATRPEGGAFFSSTPRKIFTVADFSADERLMIETAEQFSRKEILPLAEALDKQQDGLMPSLIRKAGELGFCGVDAPEAHGGLGLSKAVAARIIEMLSLNASFSVTLGVTSGIAQIGLVLFGTDEQKARFLPRLTSGEWIGAYCLSETGSGSDALAASTRADREGGQYVLNGTKMWISNAKWADFFLVMAKADGERFSAFLVERDTPGLSVSREEHKMGLKGSSTARVVLEDARIPAGNLLHEEGLGHHVAFNALNIGRFKLSAMSLGPARDAIRLAAAYARERKQFGQSISEFGLIRRKFAEMAARFYAAESMIYRTGSLIDGAFAAHGGSVEGNRRAAEEYAIECSACKVFATEAEAFIVDEALQCYGGYGFTEEFPIARHYRDARVSRIYEGTNEINRLFIASRIVRKAREQGVAARSVGDSFVSELAGKAIGLPQDDQVVLGAQSDLVLLAYAEQSARLRAAQNGGMEQPLYEAFASWANVHAAAAYQMATGDSVTVPASPAHDWEAISDAVYESGGPPV from the coding sequence ATGGAGACCCCACCCAGCAACGGCGCTGCGACCCGACCCGAGGGAGGCGCCTTCTTTTCTTCGACCCCTCGGAAGATCTTCACCGTTGCCGACTTCTCCGCCGACGAGCGACTGATGATCGAGACGGCGGAACAGTTCAGCCGCAAAGAGATCCTCCCGCTCGCCGAAGCGCTCGACAAGCAGCAGGACGGCCTCATGCCCAGCCTCATCCGCAAGGCCGGCGAACTCGGGTTCTGCGGCGTGGACGCGCCGGAGGCTCACGGCGGCCTCGGCCTCAGCAAGGCCGTCGCGGCTCGGATCATCGAGATGCTCAGCCTCAACGCTTCGTTCAGCGTCACGCTGGGCGTTACCAGCGGTATCGCCCAAATCGGCTTGGTGCTGTTCGGCACCGACGAGCAGAAGGCACGGTTCCTTCCACGGCTGACCTCGGGCGAGTGGATCGGGGCGTACTGCCTCTCCGAAACCGGCTCGGGCAGCGATGCCCTGGCCGCCTCCACGCGCGCCGACCGCGAGGGCGGCCAATACGTGCTCAACGGCACCAAGATGTGGATCTCCAACGCGAAGTGGGCCGACTTCTTCCTCGTCATGGCGAAGGCGGACGGCGAACGCTTCTCCGCCTTCCTCGTCGAGCGGGACACTCCGGGGCTTTCGGTATCGCGCGAAGAGCACAAGATGGGCCTCAAGGGCTCCTCCACGGCGCGCGTGGTGCTTGAAGACGCGCGCATTCCAGCCGGGAACCTCCTCCACGAGGAAGGGTTGGGGCACCACGTCGCGTTCAACGCCCTCAACATCGGCCGGTTCAAACTGTCCGCGATGTCCCTGGGACCGGCCCGCGATGCCATTCGGCTTGCCGCGGCCTACGCCCGCGAGCGGAAGCAGTTCGGCCAATCGATCTCGGAGTTCGGGCTGATCCGCCGCAAGTTCGCCGAGATGGCCGCGCGCTTCTATGCGGCCGAGTCGATGATCTACCGCACGGGCTCCTTGATCGACGGCGCCTTTGCAGCGCACGGAGGTTCCGTGGAAGGCAACCGCCGCGCCGCCGAGGAGTACGCGATCGAGTGCAGCGCGTGCAAGGTGTTTGCCACCGAGGCGGAGGCGTTCATCGTCGACGAGGCGCTCCAGTGCTACGGCGGCTACGGCTTCACTGAGGAGTTTCCCATCGCCCGCCACTACCGGGACGCGCGCGTCAGCCGCATCTACGAGGGCACGAACGAGATCAACCGCTTGTTCATCGCCTCTCGGATCGTGCGCAAGGCGCGGGAGCAAGGCGTGGCGGCGAGAAGCGTCGGAGACTCCTTTGTCTCCGAACTCGCGGGGAAGGCGATCGGACTTCCCCAGGACGACCAGGTCGTCCTGGGAGCCCAATCCGACCTCGTGCTACTTGCCTACGCCGAGCAGTCCGCCCGGCTGCGCGCGGCTCAAAACGGGGGCATGGAACAGCCGCTCTACGAGGCGTTCGCAAGTTGGGCCAACGTGCACGCGGCCGCGGCGTACCAGATGGCGACCGGAGATTCGGTCACGGTCCCCGCTTCCCCCGCCCACGATTGGGAAGCGATCTCCGACGCCGTGTACGAAAGCGGCGGCCCCCCGGTCTAG
- the rplS gene encoding 50S ribosomal protein L19 translates to MSKAAILESVVQDCMKDDLPVFKPGDTVRAHVKVREGGKERIQIFEGTCIAVKHGGIAKTITLRKVSNSVGVERTFPVHSPNVAKFEILRRGRVRRAKLYYLRDKVGKAARIKERR, encoded by the coding sequence ATGTCGAAAGCTGCCATTCTCGAAAGTGTTGTTCAGGACTGCATGAAGGACGATTTGCCGGTTTTCAAACCCGGCGACACCGTGCGCGCCCACGTCAAAGTGCGTGAGGGCGGCAAGGAGCGGATCCAGATCTTCGAGGGCACCTGCATCGCCGTCAAGCACGGCGGGATCGCCAAGACGATCACGCTTCGCAAGGTCAGCAACAGCGTCGGCGTCGAGCGGACGTTCCCCGTCCACTCCCCGAACGTGGCCAAATTCGAGATTCTTCGCCGGGGCCGCGTGCGCCGCGCCAAGCTGTACTACCTTCGCGACAAGGTCGGCAAGGCCGCGCGCATCAAAGAGCGTCGATAA
- the gcvPA gene encoding aminomethyl-transferring glycine dehydrogenase subunit GcvPA produces MPYIPHTEADREEMLATIGVGSIEDLFADIPQELRIKGPLDVPPSLDEHRLLGRLFELSRRNKNSVSDLACFLGAGIYDRYIPASVGALISRGEFLTAYTPYQPELSQGYLQTIYEFQTMIADLYGMDVANASMYDGSTAAAEAALLACASTGRSKVAVGKSVHPHYRQVLHTYCWSMDLEVVELPATDGFTKEYSQLDQEIACVLVQSPNFFGGIEDLAAARAAADGVGALLVVIADPTSCALLKPPGEYGADIVVGEGQPLGIAMGFGGPALGLFACRQEHVRRLPGRIVGRTEDHDGNSGYVMTLRTREQDIRREKATSNICTNQALMALSATIYMSALGKNGMVQVAESTVRNTQYAISRLTDSGASLRFPGKVFGEFTLRLPKDPVEVQQRLLDQGILAGLPLGQHYPELADCLLVAVTETRTRAQIDDYAAKLATALS; encoded by the coding sequence GTGCCCTACATTCCGCACACCGAAGCCGACCGCGAGGAGATGCTGGCGACGATCGGCGTCGGCTCGATCGAAGATCTCTTCGCCGACATCCCTCAGGAACTGAGGATCAAGGGGCCGCTCGACGTGCCGCCGTCGTTGGACGAGCATCGTCTGCTCGGGCGCCTATTCGAACTCTCCCGACGGAACAAGAACTCGGTCAGCGACCTGGCGTGCTTTCTGGGCGCCGGCATCTACGACCGGTACATCCCCGCGAGCGTCGGCGCGCTGATCTCCCGCGGCGAGTTCCTCACGGCCTACACGCCGTACCAGCCGGAGCTATCGCAGGGCTACCTCCAGACGATCTACGAGTTCCAGACGATGATCGCCGACCTTTACGGCATGGACGTGGCCAACGCGTCGATGTACGACGGGTCGACCGCGGCGGCCGAAGCGGCGTTGCTCGCCTGCGCCTCGACGGGCAGGAGCAAGGTCGCGGTGGGCAAGTCCGTGCACCCGCACTACCGCCAAGTGCTCCACACCTACTGTTGGTCGATGGACCTCGAGGTCGTCGAACTGCCGGCGACGGACGGTTTCACGAAGGAGTACAGCCAGCTCGACCAAGAGATCGCGTGCGTGTTGGTGCAGTCTCCGAACTTCTTCGGCGGCATCGAGGACCTGGCGGCGGCGCGCGCGGCGGCCGATGGAGTCGGCGCGTTGCTCGTCGTGATCGCGGATCCGACCTCTTGCGCGCTCTTGAAACCCCCCGGAGAGTACGGGGCGGACATCGTGGTGGGCGAGGGGCAGCCGCTCGGCATTGCGATGGGTTTCGGGGGCCCCGCACTTGGACTTTTCGCTTGCCGCCAGGAGCACGTGAGGCGACTCCCGGGCCGAATTGTGGGACGCACCGAGGACCACGACGGCAACTCCGGCTACGTGATGACGCTCCGCACGAGGGAGCAGGACATCCGGCGGGAGAAGGCCACGTCCAACATCTGCACCAACCAGGCCCTCATGGCCTTGAGCGCGACGATCTACATGAGCGCGCTCGGCAAGAACGGCATGGTCCAGGTCGCCGAGAGCACCGTGCGCAACACGCAGTACGCCATCTCCAGACTCACCGACTCGGGAGCCAGCCTTCGGTTCCCCGGCAAGGTGTTCGGCGAGTTCACGCTTCGCCTTCCCAAGGACCCCGTGGAAGTGCAGCAGCGATTGCTGGACCAGGGCATCCTGGCCGGCCTTCCACTGGGGCAGCACTACCCCGAACTGGCCGACTGTCTCTTGGTCGCCGTCACGGAAACGCGAACGCGTGCCCAGATCGACGACTACGCCGCCAAACTCGCAACCGCCCTTTCGTAA
- the lepB gene encoding signal peptidase I, producing the protein MLHLWAQAEAPGGFADTIDKLARTPISEIVIFALAATVARILLHLYIRRVPPHMRSGPFAIAKFGNEAFDAIIYALIFVFLVIRPFGVQAFRIPSGSMLETLQINDFIVANKAIYRYSDPKPGDIVVFKPPTRALRDPHVEQDFIKRCVGAPGDVVEVKDDVLYRNGKAVNEPYVSFLRESGDSYRRLSDEERREQTKIDYKLVEYQGKYWPLSITGEFVNSGFGVQLPPEYIVDDPRLMKTLRDLPPAPIPKGFYLMMGDNRYGSYDGRFWGLVPREDIIGRSEFIWLPISRWRVTR; encoded by the coding sequence GTGCTTCACCTTTGGGCCCAAGCCGAAGCGCCCGGAGGGTTTGCCGACACGATCGACAAACTCGCGCGGACTCCCATCAGTGAGATCGTCATCTTCGCGTTGGCCGCGACGGTCGCGCGCATCCTCCTGCACCTGTACATCCGCCGAGTTCCTCCCCACATGCGCAGCGGCCCCTTTGCGATCGCCAAGTTCGGCAACGAGGCGTTCGACGCGATCATCTACGCGCTGATCTTTGTCTTCCTCGTCATCCGCCCCTTCGGAGTGCAGGCGTTCCGCATCCCTTCGGGTTCGATGCTGGAAACGCTCCAGATCAACGACTTCATCGTGGCGAACAAGGCGATCTACCGCTATTCCGATCCCAAACCGGGCGACATCGTCGTCTTCAAACCGCCCACGCGCGCCCTGAGGGACCCCCACGTCGAGCAAGACTTCATCAAGCGGTGCGTCGGGGCGCCGGGCGACGTGGTCGAAGTGAAGGACGACGTGCTCTACCGGAACGGCAAGGCCGTAAACGAACCCTATGTGTCCTTCCTCAGGGAGTCCGGGGACTCGTACCGCCGGCTCTCCGATGAAGAGCGGCGAGAGCAAACCAAGATCGATTACAAGCTGGTGGAGTACCAGGGCAAGTACTGGCCGCTGTCGATCACGGGCGAGTTCGTGAACTCCGGTTTCGGGGTCCAACTGCCTCCCGAGTACATCGTGGACGACCCCCGGCTCATGAAGACCCTCCGCGACCTTCCGCCGGCGCCGATTCCAAAGGGCTTCTATCTGATGATGGGCGACAACCGCTACGGCTCGTACGACGGCCGCTTCTGGGGGCTCGTGCCTCGCGAGGACATCATCGGGCGTTCGGAGTTCATCTGGCTGCCTATCAGCCGCTGGCGCGTCACGCGCTAG
- the gcvH gene encoding glycine cleavage system protein GcvH, translating into MNVPSELKYTKTHEWVRLEGDIATIGITDFAQSELGDIVFVDVPTPGRVLGKGDSLGSVESVKTVSDAYAPLSGEVVEVNPALGAQSELLNSDPYGDGWIVKLRVSDSSQAESLLDAEAYKQEIGG; encoded by the coding sequence GTGAACGTACCTTCCGAACTCAAGTACACCAAGACCCATGAATGGGTTCGCCTCGAAGGCGACATCGCCACGATCGGCATCACCGACTTTGCCCAATCCGAACTCGGAGACATCGTCTTCGTGGATGTGCCAACGCCCGGCCGGGTGCTCGGCAAAGGGGACTCGCTGGGATCGGTGGAGAGCGTCAAGACCGTGTCGGACGCCTACGCTCCGCTGTCCGGCGAAGTCGTCGAGGTCAATCCCGCCCTTGGCGCCCAGTCCGAGCTTCTCAACAGCGATCCGTACGGCGACGGTTGGATCGTCAAGTTGCGCGTGAGCGACTCCTCGCAAGCCGAATCCCTGCTCGACGCCGAGGCCTACAAGCAGGAAATCGGAGGCTGA
- a CDS encoding sigma-70 family RNA polymerase sigma factor, with product MDGAPNPAAEEQEPAEEELLESEEDEEEEERPTSDDSEELEMWMRQTRRASLLTPEQEVHLAMLVQATEFALKGKHPELIKLLRRGEMAKFGHPEEITQPLLNYLYSEGEEAKKHLIESNLRLVVSIAKKYNARGIPLADLIQEGNLGLIRAVEKFDWSKGFRFSTYATWWIRRAIARAIINQGRTIRIPVYVAELINKVVKTASRLQQELQREATEEEISREVGLSVDRVREMMRVAVEPISLETPVGEKDNSSIGDFVHSTNMPNPGDVTVTLIRREEIDGILGRLTSRERDVVRLRFGLDDGRARTLEEVGTELNVTRERVRQIELRAMKKLRHIGQELSSQGFTITPSPN from the coding sequence ATGGATGGCGCCCCGAACCCAGCCGCCGAGGAGCAGGAGCCCGCTGAAGAGGAGCTTCTAGAATCCGAGGAGGACGAGGAAGAGGAAGAACGTCCCACATCCGACGACTCGGAAGAGCTCGAGATGTGGATGCGGCAGACGCGCCGCGCCTCCCTTCTGACCCCCGAGCAGGAAGTGCACCTCGCCATGCTCGTCCAGGCGACGGAGTTCGCCCTCAAGGGCAAGCACCCCGAGCTGATCAAGCTGCTTCGCCGAGGCGAGATGGCCAAGTTCGGGCACCCCGAGGAGATCACCCAGCCGCTGCTGAACTACCTGTACAGCGAGGGCGAAGAGGCGAAGAAGCACCTGATCGAGTCCAACCTGCGGCTGGTCGTGTCGATCGCGAAGAAGTACAACGCGCGCGGCATCCCTCTCGCGGACCTCATCCAGGAGGGCAACCTGGGCCTGATTCGGGCGGTTGAGAAGTTCGACTGGAGCAAGGGTTTCCGCTTTTCGACGTACGCGACGTGGTGGATTCGACGCGCCATCGCGCGCGCGATCATCAACCAGGGCCGGACCATCCGCATTCCCGTCTACGTCGCCGAACTGATCAACAAGGTCGTCAAGACCGCGAGCCGCCTCCAGCAGGAGCTTCAGCGCGAAGCCACCGAGGAGGAGATCTCCCGCGAGGTGGGTCTCTCCGTGGACCGCGTTCGCGAGATGATGCGCGTGGCCGTGGAACCGATTTCGCTCGAGACTCCCGTGGGAGAGAAGGACAACTCGTCCATCGGCGACTTCGTGCACTCGACGAACATGCCGAACCCGGGCGACGTGACCGTCACCCTGATTCGGCGCGAAGAGATCGACGGCATCCTGGGAAGGCTCACGTCCCGGGAGCGCGACGTCGTGCGCCTCCGCTTCGGATTGGACGACGGGCGCGCCCGAACGCTCGAAGAGGTCGGCACCGAGCTCAACGTGACGCGCGAGCGGGTTCGCCAGATCGAACTTCGCGCGATGAAGAAGCTGCGCCACATCGGCCAAGAGCTCTCGTCGCAAGGGTTCACGATCACGCCTAGCCCGAATTAG
- a CDS encoding endonuclease/exonuclease/phosphatase family protein codes for MASRAKPAKKRATPSKTPARAPSRSGLIAAWLSVLVAGALSAVYALEPEGLYALTVWPAWVWLPLALVTTLWAFRRSRLHGFIPLVVWLAFAIVFVDEAKPLLRSVLPSPETPANAISVASLNCEAGSGAALVEAISQPDTLVLLQESPYPALVRQLAETVWGKEGWGVVTGLDASIFAQGKLEALELPAKTSNFVAAKWTRPKDPSPVYVVSLRLSPPVLRFDYWNPECWAAYARDKRSRTKELAEIVSYLRRLPPDAPLIVGGDFNSPPDRTIEALLRAGFVDTFEEAGRGWGATGTNDTPVVRVDQIWVRRGMGVVAAGSHKSHSSDHRMATATVTVK; via the coding sequence ATGGCATCGCGAGCGAAACCGGCCAAGAAGCGGGCGACGCCCTCGAAGACGCCTGCCCGTGCGCCGTCGCGTTCCGGTCTGATCGCCGCGTGGCTCTCGGTCCTGGTTGCCGGCGCGTTGTCCGCGGTCTATGCCCTCGAACCCGAGGGGCTTTACGCGTTGACGGTCTGGCCGGCTTGGGTTTGGCTTCCGCTCGCTCTGGTCACCACGCTCTGGGCGTTCCGAAGGTCTCGGCTTCACGGGTTCATCCCGTTGGTCGTCTGGCTCGCTTTCGCGATTGTGTTCGTGGACGAGGCGAAACCTCTTCTTCGGTCCGTTCTGCCTTCGCCCGAGACGCCCGCGAACGCGATCTCGGTGGCGTCCCTCAACTGCGAGGCGGGGAGTGGGGCGGCTCTGGTCGAGGCCATCAGCCAGCCGGACACGTTGGTGCTGCTGCAGGAATCGCCCTACCCGGCGCTGGTGCGGCAGCTTGCCGAGACGGTTTGGGGCAAAGAGGGATGGGGCGTGGTCACCGGCCTCGACGCCTCGATCTTTGCCCAGGGGAAGCTCGAGGCGCTGGAGCTTCCCGCGAAGACGAGCAACTTCGTGGCGGCGAAGTGGACCCGTCCCAAGGACCCCTCTCCCGTCTACGTGGTCAGTCTCCGTCTGAGCCCGCCCGTGTTGCGGTTCGACTACTGGAATCCGGAGTGCTGGGCCGCATACGCGCGCGACAAGCGTTCGCGGACCAAAGAGTTGGCGGAGATCGTGTCCTATCTGAGGCGATTGCCCCCAGACGCTCCGCTGATCGTGGGCGGGGACTTCAACTCCCCCCCGGACCGCACGATCGAGGCCCTGCTTCGCGCGGGCTTCGTGGACACCTTCGAGGAAGCGGGCAGGGGATGGGGCGCGACCGGCACGAACGACACGCCGGTCGTTCGCGTGGACCAGATTTGGGTGCGGCGCGGGATGGGGGTGGTTGCGGCGGGCTCGCACAAGTCCCACAGCTCGGACCATCGCATGGCGACCGCGACGGTGACGGTGAAGTGA
- the trmD gene encoding tRNA (guanosine(37)-N1)-methyltransferase TrmD → MLRVQFVTLFPDMVLQAVGHSMLRRASDAGRVSFETADPRAFTHDKHRTVDDKPFAGGPGMLLKPEPVAQAIESLGVEGAAVVFTEPTGTRFEQRHALELSKLPRVMFVCGHYEGIDERVRTSYATHAFSLGDFVLTGGELPALVMADAIVRLVPGVLGSEESLAIDSHADGLLSAPQFTRPEVWRDLEVPGVLLSGDHRAVARWKRQWALRLTRDVRPDLFCRATLEKADLDLLSS, encoded by the coding sequence ATGCTTCGCGTGCAGTTCGTCACCCTCTTTCCGGACATGGTGCTCCAGGCCGTGGGCCACAGCATGCTTCGACGGGCGTCCGACGCGGGAAGGGTCTCCTTCGAAACGGCCGATCCGCGCGCGTTCACCCACGACAAGCACCGGACCGTGGACGACAAGCCCTTTGCCGGCGGCCCTGGGATGCTCCTCAAGCCGGAGCCGGTGGCGCAGGCCATCGAGTCTCTGGGCGTCGAGGGAGCCGCGGTCGTCTTCACCGAGCCGACGGGCACGCGCTTCGAACAAAGACATGCGCTTGAACTCTCGAAACTTCCGCGGGTCATGTTCGTGTGCGGACACTACGAGGGCATCGACGAACGCGTCCGAACGAGCTACGCGACCCATGCGTTCAGCCTCGGGGACTTCGTCCTCACGGGGGGCGAACTCCCCGCCCTCGTCATGGCCGACGCGATCGTGAGGCTGGTTCCGGGCGTCCTGGGTTCGGAAGAGAGCCTGGCGATCGATTCTCATGCGGACGGCCTGCTGAGCGCCCCCCAGTTCACTCGGCCGGAGGTCTGGAGGGACCTCGAGGTGCCGGGCGTGCTCCTCTCGGGCGACCATCGGGCCGTCGCGCGATGGAAGCGGCAGTGGGCCCTTCGGCTGACGCGGGACGTGCGCCCCGATCTTTTCTGCCGCGCAACGCTGGAGAAAGCGGATCTTGATCTGCTATCATCTTAG
- the gcvPB gene encoding aminomethyl-transferring glycine dehydrogenase subunit GcvPB, producing MPTRTVPTPTLIFEKSRPGRIGCNVPKADTPEVDLRSTVGELRRELNLPEIGELDLIRHFTNLSQINYGIETGFYPLGSCTMKYNPKINERTAGLAGFTHVHPLQPADTAKGFLAVIAEVEEILSELTGFHAITMQPVAGAHGELTCLMLIKAYHESRGEGKQRRVVLVPDSAHGTNPASAARCGYEVRHVDTAENGDMDLDSLAAQLDGTVAAFMVTNPSTLGLFEPNIAKVCEMVHAAGGQVFCDGANFNAMVGITRPGDQGFDCMHLNLHKTFTTPHGGGGPGCGAIGVKSHLEPFLPAPVLRFAEGKGSAREVVVDEDRPLSIGRVSTFWGNSLMAVRALTYLLAMGREYLPDIARYAVLNANYVQARLKEVLPPANDRHCMHECVLTASRYKKENGVRALDISKRLIDYGFHPPTNYFPLIVPECLMIEPTETECKETLDAFCDALIAICGEAQDNPDLLHDAPTTQIVGRLDETKAVKDLDVRWRPQREPVARV from the coding sequence ATGCCTACCCGAACCGTTCCCACCCCCACCCTGATCTTCGAGAAATCGCGTCCCGGCCGCATCGGATGCAACGTGCCGAAAGCCGACACGCCCGAGGTCGATCTAAGATCGACGGTCGGCGAGTTGAGGCGCGAGCTGAATCTGCCCGAGATTGGGGAGCTGGACCTGATTCGCCACTTCACCAACCTCAGCCAGATCAACTACGGCATCGAGACCGGCTTCTATCCGCTGGGCTCGTGCACGATGAAGTACAACCCGAAGATCAACGAGCGCACCGCCGGGCTCGCCGGGTTCACCCACGTCCACCCGCTCCAGCCCGCGGATACGGCCAAGGGGTTCCTCGCCGTCATCGCCGAAGTGGAGGAGATTCTCAGCGAGCTGACGGGATTCCACGCCATCACGATGCAACCGGTCGCGGGCGCGCATGGCGAGCTGACGTGCCTGATGCTGATCAAGGCCTACCACGAGTCCCGCGGCGAAGGGAAGCAGCGGCGCGTGGTGCTGGTGCCCGACTCGGCCCACGGCACCAACCCCGCCTCGGCCGCTCGCTGCGGGTACGAGGTGCGGCACGTGGACACCGCGGAGAACGGGGATATGGACCTCGACTCCCTGGCCGCGCAGCTCGATGGAACCGTCGCCGCGTTCATGGTGACCAACCCCTCCACGCTCGGTCTCTTCGAGCCCAACATCGCCAAAGTGTGCGAGATGGTGCACGCGGCGGGAGGCCAGGTCTTTTGCGACGGTGCGAACTTCAACGCCATGGTCGGGATCACGCGTCCCGGCGATCAGGGCTTCGATTGCATGCACCTCAACCTGCACAAGACCTTCACGACGCCCCACGGCGGCGGCGGTCCGGGTTGTGGCGCCATCGGCGTGAAGAGCCACTTGGAACCGTTCCTTCCCGCGCCGGTGCTGCGGTTCGCCGAAGGGAAGGGAAGCGCGCGCGAAGTCGTCGTAGACGAAGACCGCCCGCTCTCCATCGGCCGCGTCTCCACGTTCTGGGGCAATTCGCTGATGGCGGTCCGCGCCCTCACCTACCTGTTGGCCATGGGGCGCGAGTATCTTCCCGACATCGCCCGGTACGCCGTGCTCAACGCGAACTACGTTCAGGCGCGTTTGAAAGAGGTCTTGCCGCCCGCCAACGATCGCCACTGCATGCACGAGTGCGTGCTGACCGCGTCGCGCTACAAGAAGGAGAACGGAGTTCGGGCGCTCGATATCAGCAAGCGGCTGATCGACTACGGGTTCCATCCGCCCACGAACTACTTCCCGCTCATTGTGCCGGAGTGCTTGATGATCGAGCCGACCGAGACGGAGTGCAAGGAGACGTTGGACGCGTTCTGCGACGCGCTGATCGCGATCTGCGGGGAAGCGCAGGACAACCCAGACCTCCTTCATGACGCACCGACAACGCAGATCGTGGGCCGACTCGACGAAACGAAGGCCGTGAAGGACCTCGACGTCCGTTGGCGCCCCCAGCGCGAGCCCGTCGCCAGAGTCTAA